One stretch of Candidatus Obscuribacterales bacterium DNA includes these proteins:
- a CDS encoding type II toxin-antitoxin system VapC family toxin, with protein sequence MLDTNILSDLVRHPQGQIFQHIVDVGEDSVCTSIIVACELRFGVVKSGSSRLAQQLERILEVLTVLPLESPVDEHYASTRANLEQAGTPIGPNDLLIAAHSLALDLTLVTANTREFERVPALKLDNWLL encoded by the coding sequence CTGCTTGATACCAACATCCTGTCAGATTTGGTCAGACATCCTCAAGGTCAAATCTTCCAGCATATTGTAGATGTCGGGGAAGATAGCGTTTGTACTAGCATCATTGTGGCATGTGAACTACGGTTTGGAGTGGTTAAGAGTGGTTCCTCCCGTTTAGCACAGCAACTAGAACGCATCCTTGAAGTTTTGACAGTTTTGCCGTTGGAATCACCTGTAGATGAGCACTATGCTTCAACTCGTGCAAATTTGGAGCAGGCAGGAACCCCGATTGGTCCGAATGATTTACTGATTGCTGCTCATTCCCTAGCTCTTGACCTGACTCTTGTTACAGCAAATACCCGTGAATTTGAGCGTGTGCCTGCCTTGAAGTTAGATAATTGGTTGCTTTGA